The proteins below come from a single Triticum aestivum cultivar Chinese Spring chromosome 5D, IWGSC CS RefSeq v2.1, whole genome shotgun sequence genomic window:
- the LOC123125110 gene encoding auxin-responsive protein SAUR71, which translates to MGMAEKSSVARKAGLITKTLDRCRSTTARNKPMEGCFSVYVGADRQRYVVRTECLNHPLFQALLEEAEEAFGYADAGPLELPCNTEAFAKVLEKIEKEKQMAAPRRHGLPRGTPIGRLALAGL; encoded by the coding sequence ATGGGCATGGCTGAGAAGAGTTCGGTGGCGAGGAAGGCCGGGCTAATCACCAAGACGTTGGACCGGTGCCGGAGCACGACGGCGAGGAACAAGCCAATGGAGGGGTGCTTCTCGGTGTATGTCGGTGCGGACAGACAACGGTACGTGGTGCGGACGGAGTGCCTGAACCACCCGTTGTTCCAGGCACTgctggaggaggccgaggaggcgtTTGGGTACGCAGACGCAGGGCCCCTCGAGCTGCCTTGCAACACCGAGGCATTCGCCAAGGTGCTGGAGAAGATCGAGAAGGAGAAGCAGATGGCGGCGCCGAGGAGGCACGGCCTCCCTAGGGGAACTCCTATCGGTCGCTTGGCACTGGCTGGCCTATGA
- the LOC123125109 gene encoding auxin-responsive protein SAUR50-like gives MAMAEKGSAARKAGLITKTLDRCRSTTTRNKPAEGCFSVYVGADKQRYVVRTECLNHPLFQALLEEAEEAFGYADAGPLELPCNTEAFTKVLEKIEKEKQMAVGRRHGLPRGNSYQLLGTGWPMIVGRS, from the coding sequence ATGGCCATGGCTGAGAAGGGGTCGGCAGCGAGGAAGGCCGGGCTGATCACCAAGACGCTGGACCGGTGCCGTAGCACCACAACGAGGAACAAGCCAGCGGAGGGATGCTTCTCGGTGTACGTCGGCGCAGACAAACAACGGTACGTGGTGCGGACGGAGTGCCTGAACCACCCGTTGTTCCAGGCGCTgctggaggaggccgaggaggcaTTTGGGTACGCAGATGCAGGGCCCCTCGAGCTGCCCTGCAACACCGAGGCATTCACCAAGGTGCTGGAGAAGATCGAGAAGGAGAAGCAGATGGCTGTGGGGAGGAGGCACGGCCTCCCTAGGGGGAACTCCTATCAGTTACTTGGCACTGGCTGGCCTATGATTGTCGGCCGGTCGTAA
- the LOC123125111 gene encoding auxin-responsive protein SAUR23 — MGMDEKSSVARKAGLITKTLDRCRSTTTKPAEGCFSVYVGADRQRYVMRMECLNHPLFQALLEEAEEAFGYADAGPLELPCNTKAFAKVLEKIEGEKQMAAQRRHVLPRANSYRSLGTGWPMIVGRS; from the coding sequence ATGGGCATGGACGAGAAGAGTTCGGTGGCCAGGAAGGCCGGGCTGATCACCAAGACGTTGGACCGGTGCCGGAGCACGACAACGAAGCCAGCAGAGGGCTGCTTCTCGGTGTACGTCGGCGCAGACAGACAACGGTACGTGATGCGGATGGAGTGCTTGAACCACCCGTTGTTCCAGGCGCTgctggaggaggccgaggaggcgtTTGGGTACGCAGACGCAGGGCCCCTCGAGCTGCCCTGCAACACCAAGGCGTTCGCCAAGGTGCTAGAGAAGATCGAGGGGGAGAAGCAGATGGCGGCCCAAAGGAGGCATGTCCTCCCTAGGGCGAACTCCTATCGGTCGCTTGGCACTGGCTGGCCTATGATTGTTGGCCGGTCGTAA